A portion of the Pseudarthrobacter sp. L1SW genome contains these proteins:
- the epsC gene encoding serine O-acetyltransferase EpsC: protein MGFFARLKEDLDAARSHDPAARGSFENFFAYSGLHAIWIHRLTHRLWQNPGLRFPARLLSQLGRFLTGIEIHPGATIGRRFFIDHGMGVVIGETAEIGEDVMIYHGVTLGGRSLARIKRHPTIGDRVTIGAGAKILGPITIGRDSAVGANAVVVKDAPPESIVTGVPAKWRHRDAQRETKPAVDPAEYDIEYRI, encoded by the coding sequence GTGGGCTTTTTCGCAAGACTAAAGGAAGACCTCGACGCCGCCCGGTCCCACGACCCGGCGGCTCGAGGTTCTTTTGAGAACTTTTTCGCATACTCCGGTCTGCATGCCATCTGGATCCACCGGCTGACGCACCGGCTGTGGCAGAACCCGGGCCTGCGTTTTCCTGCCCGGTTGCTCTCGCAGCTGGGCAGGTTCCTCACCGGCATAGAGATCCATCCGGGTGCCACCATCGGCCGCCGCTTCTTCATTGACCACGGCATGGGCGTGGTCATCGGGGAAACTGCGGAGATCGGTGAGGACGTGATGATCTATCACGGAGTCACCCTGGGCGGCCGCTCCCTGGCCCGCATCAAGCGCCACCCCACCATCGGTGACCGGGTGACCATCGGCGCCGGGGCGAAGATCCTGGGGCCGATCACCATTGGCCGGGACAGCGCCGTGGGCGCCAACGCCGTGGTGGTCAAGGACGCCCCGCCCGAATCGATTGTCACCGGCGTCCCGGCCAAATGGAGACACCGGGACGCGCAGCGGGAAACCAAGCCCGCCGTGGACCCGGCTGAATACGACATCGAGTACCGGATCTAG
- the gndA gene encoding NADP-dependent phosphogluconate dehydrogenase, protein MSAHIGVTGLAVMGANLARNLARNGFTVALHNRSVEKTDALLERYGSEGDFVRTETLQELVDSLEKPRRVLIMVKAGKPVDSVIEQLEPLLEPGDIIIDAGNSHYEDTRRREAALAKKDLHFVGVGVSGGEEGALNGPSIMPGGSKESYKALGPLLEKISAKVDGEPCCAWVGTDGAGHFVKMVHNGIEYADMQVIGEAFDLLRSGAGIEPAEQAKIFSEWNQGELSSFLIEISAEVLGHVDAKTGKPFVDVVVDAAGQKGTGRWTVISALELGSPVSGIAESVFARALSSQTEQRKLGQELLAGNEASVEIPETFVEDVRQALYASKLVSYAQGMDMLTSAAKEYGWDLKLDEIASLWRAGCIIRAELLKDITKAYAADEKPANLLFAPAFTEAIAGALPAWRRVVATAVQLGIPVPVFSSSLAYYDGLRRKRVAAALIQGQRDLFGAHTYGRVDSEGTFHTLWGEDKSEIEAVDTH, encoded by the coding sequence ATGTCTGCACACATCGGTGTCACCGGCCTCGCGGTGATGGGCGCCAACCTCGCCCGCAACCTGGCCAGGAACGGCTTCACGGTTGCCCTGCACAACCGCTCAGTCGAGAAGACCGACGCCCTGCTGGAAAGGTACGGCTCCGAAGGCGACTTTGTCAGGACGGAGACCCTGCAGGAACTGGTCGATTCCCTGGAAAAGCCGCGCCGTGTGCTGATCATGGTCAAGGCAGGAAAGCCCGTTGACTCGGTCATCGAACAGTTGGAGCCGCTCCTGGAACCGGGCGACATCATCATCGACGCCGGCAACTCCCACTACGAGGACACCCGCCGCCGCGAAGCGGCCCTTGCCAAGAAGGACCTGCACTTCGTGGGCGTTGGCGTTTCCGGTGGCGAAGAGGGCGCCCTCAACGGCCCCTCCATCATGCCCGGCGGTTCCAAGGAGTCCTACAAGGCCCTGGGCCCGCTGCTGGAAAAGATCTCAGCCAAGGTGGACGGCGAACCGTGCTGCGCCTGGGTGGGAACCGACGGCGCCGGCCACTTCGTCAAGATGGTCCACAACGGCATTGAATACGCCGACATGCAGGTCATCGGCGAAGCCTTCGACCTCCTGCGTTCAGGTGCCGGCATTGAGCCGGCCGAACAGGCCAAGATCTTCTCGGAATGGAACCAGGGCGAGCTCTCCTCGTTCCTGATCGAGATCTCCGCTGAGGTCCTGGGCCACGTGGATGCCAAGACCGGCAAGCCGTTCGTCGACGTCGTGGTGGACGCAGCCGGCCAGAAGGGCACCGGCCGCTGGACTGTCATCTCCGCACTGGAGCTCGGCTCGCCGGTTTCCGGCATCGCCGAATCCGTCTTCGCGCGCGCCCTGTCCTCGCAGACGGAGCAGCGCAAGCTGGGCCAGGAGTTGCTGGCCGGCAACGAGGCGTCGGTGGAGATCCCCGAGACCTTCGTTGAGGACGTCCGCCAGGCACTGTACGCTTCCAAGCTGGTCTCCTATGCCCAGGGCATGGACATGCTGACATCCGCGGCCAAGGAGTACGGCTGGGACCTCAAGCTGGACGAGATTGCCTCACTGTGGCGCGCAGGCTGCATCATCCGTGCAGAGCTCCTCAAGGACATCACCAAGGCCTATGCCGCCGACGAGAAGCCCGCAAACCTCCTGTTCGCACCGGCCTTCACCGAGGCCATCGCAGGTGCACTGCCTGCCTGGCGCCGTGTCGTGGCCACCGCCGTCCAGCTGGGGATCCCCGTTCCGGTGTTCTCCTCTTCCCTGGCCTACTACGACGGCCTGCGCCGCAAGCGCGTCGCTGCCGCCCTGATCCAGGGCCAGCGTGACCTGTTCGGAGCCCACACCTACGGCCGCGTCGACTCCGAGGGTACATTCCACACCCTTTGGGGCGAGGACAAGTCCGAGATCGAAGCAGTGGACACGCACTAG
- a CDS encoding FadR/GntR family transcriptional regulator, which produces MTSSLHHRAIENLGTRIISGELPAGHIMLAEKLEDELGVSRSVIREAVRVLQSLGLVETTKRVGIRILPPSRWNPFDPQVIRWRLASDARGAQLRSLAELRSAVEPAAAELAAQNAPAPLRLELVDVARAMLDAGRKGDVPRFLELDIQFHSLLLSGSGNEMFANLMGQVAETLTGRTVHGLMPDHPHEAALQWHVDVAEAIARSDAAAAREASDKIMRRTMSQMSDTWTEQPRVFIPVER; this is translated from the coding sequence ATGACCAGCAGCCTGCACCACCGTGCCATAGAGAATCTTGGCACCCGAATTATCTCAGGGGAGCTGCCTGCCGGCCATATTATGCTCGCCGAAAAACTCGAGGATGAACTCGGGGTATCCCGGTCAGTGATCCGTGAAGCCGTCCGTGTACTGCAGTCCCTCGGACTCGTGGAGACCACCAAGCGGGTGGGTATCCGGATATTGCCCCCGAGCCGCTGGAATCCGTTCGACCCCCAGGTCATCCGCTGGCGCCTGGCCAGCGACGCCCGCGGCGCGCAGCTTCGGTCACTTGCCGAGCTGCGCTCCGCCGTGGAACCGGCCGCAGCCGAGCTGGCCGCCCAGAACGCGCCGGCGCCGCTGCGGCTGGAGCTGGTGGACGTTGCCCGTGCAATGCTCGACGCCGGACGCAAGGGTGATGTGCCCCGCTTCCTTGAGCTGGACATCCAGTTCCACTCGCTGTTGCTGTCCGGTTCGGGCAACGAGATGTTCGCGAACCTCATGGGCCAGGTGGCGGAGACCCTGACGGGCCGGACCGTGCACGGCCTGATGCCGGACCACCCGCACGAGGCCGCCCTCCAGTGGCACGTGGATGTGGCGGAGGCAATCGCCCGCAGCGATGCCGCAGCCGCACGCGAAGCGTCAGACAAGATCATGAGGCGGACCATGTCCCAGATGTCCGACACGTGGACCGAGCAACCCCGCGTTTTCATTCCGGTGGAGCGCTGA
- a CDS encoding NAD-dependent protein deacetylase, with translation MPPVPPGPPSAGELEVLVRIRDVLAGDRFALLTGAGLSTDSGIPDYRGPGSPPRSPMTYQEFVKAAANRQRYWARNHIGWSHLRRADPNQGHLAAAELERRGRLTGLITQNVDRLHQDAGSTNVVDLHGRYDQVVCLECRRTYTRHLLAGILGELNPDFLERAVRTGLVEMAPDADSTVEDQALISSFVVAACPACGGILKPDFVYFGENVPKDRVETSYRMVDDAAALVVAGSSLTVMSGLRFVRHAAKEGKPVVIINRGATRGDDKATIKLEAGVSESLAWLASELPPVAG, from the coding sequence ATGCCGCCTGTGCCTCCCGGACCCCCATCCGCAGGAGAACTTGAAGTTCTGGTTCGGATCAGGGACGTGCTGGCAGGGGACCGTTTCGCCTTGCTCACCGGGGCCGGACTCAGTACCGACTCGGGGATCCCCGACTACCGGGGACCCGGTTCGCCCCCTCGCTCGCCCATGACCTACCAGGAATTCGTCAAGGCGGCCGCCAACCGCCAGCGCTATTGGGCCAGAAATCACATCGGCTGGTCACACCTTCGGCGCGCCGATCCGAACCAAGGCCACCTCGCCGCGGCAGAACTGGAACGCCGAGGGCGCCTTACCGGCCTCATCACCCAAAACGTGGACCGCCTGCACCAGGACGCCGGCAGCACCAATGTCGTCGACCTTCATGGCAGGTATGACCAGGTGGTCTGCCTGGAGTGCCGCCGGACTTATACCCGGCACCTGCTGGCAGGAATCCTTGGCGAGCTGAACCCCGACTTCCTGGAACGGGCGGTGCGGACGGGCCTGGTGGAGATGGCGCCGGACGCCGACTCCACCGTGGAAGACCAGGCATTGATCAGCAGCTTCGTTGTGGCGGCCTGCCCCGCCTGCGGCGGAATACTGAAGCCTGACTTCGTGTACTTCGGTGAGAACGTGCCCAAGGACCGGGTGGAAACCTCGTACCGGATGGTCGATGACGCCGCAGCCCTGGTTGTTGCGGGATCGTCACTGACGGTGATGAGCGGCCTGCGTTTCGTCAGGCACGCCGCCAAGGAGGGCAAACCGGTGGTCATCATCAACAGGGGTGCCACCCGTGGGGATGACAAGGCAACCATCAAGCTGGAAGCCGGCGTCAGCGAATCGCTGGCGTGGCTCGCTTCTGAGCTCCCGCCCGTGGCGGGGTAG
- a CDS encoding peroxiredoxin: MTAALAAASVAVPAVGGAAPDFELVNQYGEPVRLSSFRGQNVVLVFYPFAFSGICTGELCELRDNLALFEDANATVLAVSVDSKFSLRAYGAQEQYSFDLLADFWPHGAVASLYGVFDADSGMARRGTFIIDAGGTIRYSVVNPRGQARDVGEYRTALAGLDKA; the protein is encoded by the coding sequence GTGACGGCGGCGCTTGCCGCTGCTTCCGTAGCTGTCCCCGCAGTCGGTGGGGCGGCGCCTGATTTTGAACTCGTCAACCAATACGGCGAGCCGGTCAGGCTGTCCTCCTTCCGGGGCCAGAACGTGGTCCTTGTGTTCTATCCCTTTGCATTCTCCGGCATCTGCACCGGCGAACTCTGCGAACTACGGGATAACCTGGCGCTGTTCGAGGATGCGAATGCCACCGTCCTGGCCGTCTCCGTGGACAGCAAGTTCAGCCTCCGGGCCTACGGGGCCCAGGAACAGTACAGCTTCGACCTGCTGGCCGATTTCTGGCCGCACGGTGCCGTCGCCAGCCTGTACGGAGTGTTCGACGCCGACAGCGGCATGGCGCGGCGGGGCACCTTCATCATCGATGCCGGCGGAACCATCCGATACAGCGTCGTGAATCCGCGGGGCCAGGCCCGGGACGTCGGGGAATACCGCACGGCACTTGCCGGGCTGGACAAGGCCTGA
- a CDS encoding DUF3052 domain-containing protein — protein MSEADAATSVNVAEKLGFKNGDLIQEFGYDDDVDFDLRDDIEDLTGSEMLDEDDHDVADAVILWWRDGDGDLVDSLMDSLTTLSENGVVWVLTPKSGRDGYVSPADIQEAAPTAGLHVTTSAGVSKDWSATRLVSRKNK, from the coding sequence GTGAGCGAGGCCGACGCCGCCACTTCGGTAAATGTGGCGGAAAAATTGGGTTTCAAGAACGGGGATCTGATTCAGGAGTTCGGTTACGACGACGACGTCGATTTCGACTTGCGTGACGATATTGAGGACCTCACGGGTTCCGAGATGCTCGACGAGGACGACCACGACGTGGCTGACGCAGTCATCCTGTGGTGGCGCGACGGCGACGGAGACCTGGTGGACAGCCTCATGGATTCGCTGACCACACTGAGTGAGAACGGCGTCGTGTGGGTACTGACTCCCAAGTCCGGCAGGGACGGATATGTCTCCCCAGCTGACATCCAGGAGGCGGCGCCAACCGCGGGGCTGCACGTTACTACCTCCGCGGGCGTGTCCAAGGACTGGAGCGCAACGCGGCTGGTGAGCAGGAAGAACAAGTGA
- the aceE gene encoding pyruvate dehydrogenase (acetyl-transferring), homodimeric type — protein sequence MAAGEDTSHILSGLTNQLPDRDPEETAEWVESLDSLIKEQGTERAQFIMRSLLQRAGAQSVGVPMVTTTDYVNTIPVDQEAEFPGNEEYERRYRAYMRWNAAVMVHRAQRANIGVGGHISTYAGAATLYEVGFNHFFRGKDHPGGGDQVFFQGHASPGMYARAYMEGRLSEEDLDGFRQEKSREGHALSSYPHPRLMPHFWEFPTVSMGIGPMNAIYQAQSNRYLHNRGLKDTSDQQVWAFLGDGEMDEPESRGLLQLAANENLDNLNFVINCNLQRLDGPVRGNGKIMQELEAFFRGAGWNVIKVVWGREWDDLLTKDTDGSLVKIMNETPDGDYQTYKAESGGFVREHFFGKTPQTKDMVADLTDDQIWNLKRGGHDYRKVYAAYKAATEFKGKPTVILAKTVKGYGLGPHFEGRNATHQMKKLTLDDLKKFRDHLRIPITDEQLEKDLYQPPYYHPGNDAPEIKYMMERRAALGGSVPERRSKHQAIELPDAKSYEVAKRGSGKQQAATTMAFVRLLKDLMRDKNFGKHIAPIIPDEARTFGMDAFFPTAKIYNPKGQNYLSVDRDLVLAYKESPAGQLIHPGINEAGAVAAFTAAGTAYATHGVPLVPVYVFYSMFGFQRTGDAFWAAADQMTRGFIIGATAGRTTLTGEGLQHADGHSPLLASTNPAVVTYDPAYGYEMGHIIRDGLERMYGPDSEDRNLMYYLTVYNEPIIQPAEPEELDVEGVIKGIYLLAPAKIDGPRTQILASGVSVPWAIEAQRILAEDWSVSADVWSVTSWNELRRDGLAAEEEAFLNPGEPARVPFVTQQLEGATGPVVAVSDYMKAVPDQIRQFVPNEFATLGADGFGFSDTRAAARRFFKNDTHSIVVRSLEMLARRGEVDSQAPIKAIEKYRLHNVNAGTTGNAGGEA from the coding sequence GTGGCTGCAGGAGAAGATACCTCCCATATCCTCAGCGGGTTGACTAACCAGCTGCCTGATCGTGATCCGGAAGAGACTGCCGAGTGGGTTGAGTCCCTGGATTCATTGATCAAGGAACAGGGCACCGAGCGTGCCCAATTCATCATGCGGAGCCTGCTGCAGCGCGCCGGCGCGCAAAGCGTCGGGGTGCCGATGGTGACCACCACCGATTACGTGAACACAATCCCGGTGGACCAGGAAGCCGAATTCCCCGGCAACGAGGAGTACGAGCGCCGCTACCGGGCCTACATGCGCTGGAATGCAGCGGTGATGGTCCATCGTGCCCAGCGGGCGAACATCGGGGTGGGCGGACACATCTCCACCTACGCCGGCGCCGCCACCCTGTACGAGGTTGGGTTCAACCACTTCTTCCGCGGCAAGGACCACCCCGGCGGCGGGGACCAGGTCTTTTTCCAGGGCCACGCCTCACCCGGTATGTACGCCCGCGCGTACATGGAAGGCCGGCTGTCCGAGGAGGACCTGGACGGGTTCCGGCAGGAGAAGTCCCGCGAGGGCCACGCCCTGTCCTCCTACCCGCACCCGCGCCTGATGCCGCACTTCTGGGAGTTCCCCACTGTGTCCATGGGCATCGGGCCGATGAACGCGATCTACCAGGCGCAGTCCAACCGGTACCTGCACAACCGCGGCCTGAAGGACACGTCGGACCAGCAGGTCTGGGCATTCCTCGGCGACGGCGAGATGGACGAGCCCGAGTCCCGCGGCCTGCTCCAGCTCGCCGCGAACGAGAACCTGGACAACCTCAACTTCGTGATCAACTGCAACCTCCAGCGCCTGGACGGACCGGTCCGAGGCAACGGCAAGATCATGCAGGAACTTGAAGCGTTCTTCCGCGGTGCCGGCTGGAACGTCATCAAGGTCGTCTGGGGCCGCGAATGGGATGACCTCCTCACCAAGGACACCGACGGGTCGCTGGTGAAGATCATGAACGAGACCCCGGACGGCGACTACCAGACCTACAAGGCCGAATCCGGCGGGTTCGTCCGCGAACACTTCTTCGGCAAGACCCCGCAGACAAAGGACATGGTCGCGGACCTTACCGATGACCAGATCTGGAACCTGAAGCGCGGTGGCCACGACTACCGCAAGGTCTACGCCGCGTACAAGGCAGCCACCGAATTCAAGGGCAAGCCCACCGTCATCCTGGCCAAGACCGTCAAGGGCTACGGGCTCGGACCGCACTTCGAGGGCCGCAACGCGACCCACCAGATGAAGAAACTCACCCTGGACGACCTGAAGAAGTTCCGCGACCACCTGCGGATCCCCATCACGGACGAACAGCTCGAAAAAGACCTGTACCAGCCGCCGTATTACCACCCCGGCAACGACGCTCCTGAAATCAAGTACATGATGGAACGCCGCGCCGCCCTGGGCGGCTCGGTCCCGGAGCGCCGGTCAAAGCACCAGGCGATCGAGTTGCCGGACGCGAAGTCCTACGAGGTGGCCAAGCGCGGCTCGGGCAAGCAGCAGGCCGCCACCACCATGGCCTTCGTGCGCCTGCTCAAGGACCTGATGCGGGATAAGAACTTCGGCAAGCACATCGCCCCGATCATCCCCGACGAGGCACGCACCTTCGGGATGGACGCGTTCTTCCCGACGGCGAAGATCTACAACCCCAAGGGCCAGAACTACCTCTCCGTGGACCGGGACCTCGTCCTGGCCTACAAGGAATCGCCCGCGGGCCAGCTGATCCACCCCGGCATCAACGAAGCCGGTGCCGTGGCGGCGTTCACCGCGGCCGGCACCGCGTACGCCACACACGGCGTGCCCCTGGTCCCGGTCTACGTGTTCTACTCCATGTTCGGCTTCCAGCGCACCGGCGACGCCTTCTGGGCCGCAGCAGACCAAATGACCCGCGGCTTCATTATCGGCGCCACGGCAGGGCGGACCACGCTCACCGGCGAAGGCCTCCAGCACGCCGACGGCCACTCCCCCCTGCTCGCGTCCACCAACCCGGCAGTGGTCACCTACGACCCCGCCTACGGCTACGAAATGGGCCACATCATCCGGGACGGCCTTGAGCGCATGTACGGGCCTGATTCGGAGGACCGGAACCTCATGTACTACCTCACGGTCTACAATGAGCCGATTATCCAGCCTGCAGAGCCCGAGGAGCTGGACGTCGAAGGCGTCATCAAGGGCATCTACCTGCTTGCCCCGGCAAAGATCGACGGTCCCCGGACCCAGATCCTCGCCTCGGGCGTGTCCGTGCCGTGGGCCATCGAGGCGCAGCGGATCCTGGCGGAAGACTGGTCGGTCTCGGCTGACGTCTGGTCCGTCACGTCCTGGAACGAGCTGCGCCGCGACGGCCTCGCCGCGGAAGAGGAAGCCTTCCTCAACCCCGGCGAACCCGCCCGCGTCCCCTTCGTGACCCAGCAGCTCGAGGGAGCCACCGGCCCCGTCGTCGCCGTCAGCGACTACATGAAAGCCGTCCCTGACCAGATCCGGCAATTCGTCCCCAACGAATTCGCCACCCTTGGTGCCGACGGCTTCGGGTTCTCAGACACCCGCGCCGCAGCCCGCCGCTTCTTCAAGAACGACACCCACTCGATCGTGGTGCGTTCGCTGGAGATGCTCGCGCGCCGCGGTGAGGTGGATTCCCAGGCTCCGATCAAGGCGATTGAGAAGTACAGGCTTCACAACGTCAATGCCGGCACCACCGGCAACGCCGGCGGCGAGGCCTAG
- a CDS encoding CdaR family transcriptional regulator yields the protein MPAPASPSAKRKPSTPRVTPEKSETLKKLRANVGQLSTTTMRELEKSLPWYSRLSSDERSALGMVAQNGIAAFVTWYERPSSPSWILTDVFGTAPTELTRSISLQKALQLIRIVVEVVEDQVPVIAPEADQPALREAVLRYSREVAFAAADVYARAAESRGSWDTRLEALIVDAILRGENTDALRSRIAALGWKAQERFTVMVGNSPSEPSASYVSELRRMAGRYAEDALVGIQGDRLILILGGVQDRETAYVKLSEMFAPGPVVYGPEAGSLLEASGSAQSAFAGLTAARAWPSAPRPVAADDLLPERVISGDDAARRSLVKNIYRPLLAASNGLVETLGTYLELGHSLEATARELFVHANTVRYRLKRVCDVTGWDPLLPREAFVLQAALVVGRLSAPPKAAAERLPSRNQP from the coding sequence ATGCCAGCACCTGCCTCCCCGTCCGCCAAGCGCAAACCGTCCACGCCCAGGGTCACGCCGGAGAAGTCCGAAACCCTGAAGAAGCTGCGGGCAAACGTTGGCCAGCTTTCCACCACCACCATGCGCGAGCTGGAAAAGTCGCTGCCCTGGTACAGCCGGCTCAGCTCGGACGAACGCTCGGCGCTCGGCATGGTGGCCCAGAACGGCATCGCCGCCTTTGTCACCTGGTATGAGCGGCCAAGCTCGCCATCGTGGATCCTGACGGACGTCTTCGGAACCGCGCCCACCGAACTGACCCGGTCCATCAGCCTGCAGAAGGCGCTGCAACTGATCCGGATCGTCGTCGAGGTGGTGGAGGACCAGGTTCCGGTGATTGCGCCGGAAGCCGACCAGCCGGCATTGCGCGAAGCCGTGCTGAGGTACTCGCGGGAAGTCGCTTTCGCCGCCGCCGACGTCTACGCCCGCGCCGCCGAATCCCGCGGTTCCTGGGACACCCGGCTCGAAGCCCTGATCGTCGATGCCATCCTTCGCGGGGAGAACACGGACGCCCTGCGTTCCAGGATCGCGGCACTGGGTTGGAAGGCCCAGGAACGGTTCACTGTCATGGTGGGCAATTCACCGTCGGAGCCCAGCGCCAGCTACGTCAGTGAACTGCGCCGGATGGCCGGCCGTTATGCGGAGGACGCGCTGGTGGGCATCCAGGGCGACCGGCTCATCCTCATCCTGGGCGGCGTCCAGGACCGGGAGACCGCCTATGTGAAGCTCAGTGAAATGTTTGCGCCCGGGCCGGTGGTGTACGGCCCTGAAGCCGGTTCCCTGCTCGAGGCCAGCGGCTCGGCCCAGTCGGCGTTCGCCGGGCTGACAGCGGCCAGGGCGTGGCCCTCCGCGCCGCGCCCGGTCGCGGCCGACGACCTGCTCCCGGAGCGGGTCATCTCCGGGGACGACGCCGCGCGCCGTTCCCTGGTCAAGAACATCTACCGCCCGTTGCTGGCGGCGTCCAACGGCCTGGTGGAGACCTTGGGAACCTACCTGGAACTGGGCCATTCGCTGGAGGCCACGGCCCGGGAACTCTTCGTCCATGCCAACACCGTCAGGTACCGCCTCAAGCGTGTTTGTGATGTTACCGGCTGGGATCCGCTCCTCCCCAGGGAAGCCTTTGTCCTGCAGGCTGCGCTCGTAGTGGGCCGTCTTTCGGCGCCGCCGAAAGCTGCCGCCGAGCGCCTGCCGTCCCGGAATCAGCCCTAA
- a CDS encoding ACP S-malonyltransferase — protein MLAIVCPGQGSQTPGFLAPWLELPSVAGHLASLSEIAGIDLTAHGTTSDEETIKDTAVAQPLIVAAGLVAAASLFDVELSSLPVILAGHSVGEITASALAGVLTEQEAMTFVRERANSMAAAASVTPTGMSAVVGGDPAEVLAAITAAGATPANVNGAGQTVAAGTFEQLKALAENPPAKARVIPLKVAGAFHTSHMAPAVSALKALQPQLKPQAPKVPLLSNFDGGEVTDGGAAVDSLIAQVSRPVRWDRCMETMVGRGVTGVIELAPAGTLAGLAKRGMPGVKTVAVKTPDDLSAALALFAELEGDA, from the coding sequence GTGCTTGCAATAGTCTGCCCTGGACAGGGCTCACAGACCCCGGGTTTTCTGGCCCCTTGGCTGGAACTGCCCTCGGTGGCAGGCCACCTGGCCTCCTTGAGCGAGATCGCAGGCATTGACCTGACCGCCCACGGGACCACCTCGGATGAAGAAACCATCAAGGACACTGCGGTGGCGCAGCCCCTGATTGTCGCGGCCGGCCTTGTTGCCGCCGCTTCCCTGTTCGACGTCGAGCTCAGCTCCCTTCCGGTCATCCTCGCCGGCCACTCCGTTGGTGAAATCACCGCCTCCGCCCTCGCCGGAGTGCTCACGGAGCAGGAAGCCATGACCTTCGTGCGGGAACGTGCCAACAGCATGGCAGCGGCCGCGTCCGTCACTCCCACAGGCATGAGCGCCGTGGTGGGCGGCGACCCCGCCGAGGTCCTTGCGGCCATTACTGCCGCAGGCGCCACCCCCGCCAACGTCAACGGGGCAGGCCAGACAGTTGCCGCCGGCACGTTTGAACAGTTGAAGGCCCTTGCCGAGAACCCGCCCGCGAAGGCCCGGGTCATTCCCCTGAAGGTAGCCGGCGCGTTCCACACCAGCCACATGGCGCCCGCGGTCAGCGCCCTCAAGGCGCTGCAGCCGCAGCTGAAGCCGCAGGCACCGAAGGTGCCGCTGCTGTCCAATTTCGACGGCGGCGAAGTCACCGACGGCGGTGCCGCCGTCGACAGCCTTATTGCCCAGGTTTCCCGCCCGGTCCGCTGGGACCGCTGCATGGAAACGATGGTTGGGCGCGGCGTCACCGGAGTGATTGAACTTGCCCCCGCGGGCACCCTGGCCGGCCTCGCCAAGCGGGGGATGCCCGGCGTCAAGACCGTAGCCGTCAAGACCCCCGATGACCTTTCCGCCGCCCTGGCGCTCTTCGCAGAACTGGAGGGAGACGCATGA
- a CDS encoding beta-ketoacyl-ACP synthase III has translation MSVPTLKQAPIQEHTRILGLGAYRPDVIVTNEDVCQWIDSSDEWIRQRTGIVTRHRAPADVSVIDMAEGAAREAMEKAGIEPSQLGAVIVSTVTHPYATPSAAASLADRLGATPAPAFDISAACAGYCYGIAQGDALVRSGAAKYVLVVGAEKLSDVIDNRERTISFLLGDGAGAVVIGPSDTPGIAPSVWGSDGSKWDAIGMTRSMLDVRDLGMAARQSDSTGDLALLEEAQELYPTLRQDGQTVFRWAVWEMAKVAQQALDAAGIQAEDLVAFIPHQANMRIIDEMVKKLKLPEGVTVARDIADAGNTSAASIPLATHRLLQENPELSGGLALQIGFGAGLVFGAQVVVLP, from the coding sequence ATGAGCGTTCCCACGCTGAAGCAGGCTCCCATCCAGGAGCACACCCGCATCCTTGGACTGGGCGCCTACCGGCCCGACGTCATCGTCACCAACGAGGACGTCTGCCAGTGGATCGATTCCTCCGACGAGTGGATCCGCCAGCGGACCGGCATCGTGACGCGCCACCGTGCTCCCGCGGACGTCAGCGTCATCGACATGGCGGAGGGGGCCGCGCGCGAGGCCATGGAAAAGGCCGGCATCGAGCCTTCCCAGCTCGGCGCCGTCATCGTGTCCACGGTGACGCACCCGTATGCCACCCCTTCTGCCGCGGCCAGCCTGGCTGACCGCCTCGGCGCGACCCCGGCTCCTGCCTTCGACATTTCAGCTGCCTGTGCAGGCTACTGCTACGGGATCGCCCAGGGTGACGCCCTGGTCCGCTCCGGCGCCGCCAAGTACGTCCTGGTGGTGGGAGCGGAAAAGCTTTCCGATGTCATCGACAACAGGGAACGCACCATCTCGTTCCTGCTGGGCGACGGAGCGGGCGCCGTCGTCATCGGCCCCTCGGACACCCCCGGAATCGCCCCCTCTGTCTGGGGATCGGACGGCAGCAAGTGGGACGCGATCGGCATGACGCGCTCCATGCTGGATGTCAGGGACCTTGGCATGGCCGCCCGGCAGTCCGATTCCACCGGCGACCTCGCCCTCCTCGAAGAGGCGCAGGAGCTGTACCCCACCCTCCGGCAGGACGGCCAGACCGTCTTCCGCTGGGCGGTCTGGGAAATGGCCAAGGTTGCCCAGCAGGCCCTCGATGCCGCAGGCATCCAGGCGGAGGACCTGGTGGCCTTCATTCCCCACCAGGCGAACATGCGCATCATCGACGAGATGGTGAAGAAGCTGAAGCTGCCGGAGGGCGTTACAGTGGCACGGGACATCGCTGACGCAGGCAACACCTCGGCAGCATCCATCCCGCTCGCCACGCACCGCCTGCTGCAGGAAAACCCGGAGCTAAGCGGCGGACTGGCCCTGCAGATCGGTTTCGGCGCGGGGCTGGTCTTCGGCGCCCAGGTAGTCGTCCTTCCCTAG